TATACTGGAGTTTTTAAAACGTGGGAAGGGCAATCACACAAAATCACCCTTTACTCCCTTACATTGACATCCGAGTAAAGGAGTACATTCTATCCCTGTCTAAAAGAGTGCAGAAGGATGAAGACGTAAGGATTTTCCACCTCCTTTCACCCCGGGAACACCTAGGAGTTATGGTAGCTATTCTTATCAACAGCCTGtgccaaagaagaagaagaaagatgggtAATTCCACTTCTCAAGATTCCTCTACTAGGATTTAAGTGCCTGAACTCCCGACCACTCTTCTTAAAGAAGATACCCTGGAAGAAATGTCTTACCAATGAACCCGAGTCACTCTCAACCAAATTCTGGGTGCACCCCCTTCTACTCAAGCCCCAGTTGCCCTCGTGGTGACTTTAGCTATTCCTGTGTCCACTACTCCATCTCATGGGTCGCAAGGTAGGTGAAAACAGCAAAAGGGAGAGAGGGGGAGTTCTGGTCCTGTGGTGACGATCCTTGACCTTGAAGACTTTCCTACTGTGGGGGCCGATGCCCCTGTCCAAACTTAAGGAGCCTACACAATGTCCTTCGTAGTAGATGGGGAGTCCCTTCTTATGACTGACAGAGTTAGGCCCTAAAGATAGGGTTGAGGGGGCCTCGTTGTTAAGTGTGTGGGTCGGGCACTCCTTCTTCCCAAAGATATGAACCACTGGGAGAAGTGGGATGACAACTCCCTCCTCTTCAACATGAAGAGGGAAGTGATCATGGTAAGTTCCCCCCCatctctttacttttctttcttttttcataagtTAAGTTCTACTTCTAACTATTATCTTGTGGGGTTATCAATGTTCCACAATGTTGAAGAAAAGGTATTTGGCTACTAAGGCCAAGTTAGAGGAGCTGGCTAAGGACAACGAGGATCTCCTTAGCAAAATCTCAGATGCAATGAACAAAGTATTCAAGTCAGAGAAGCTTCACTCTGAGGCCAAGGAGAATACCAAGGCTATAACTAAGAGGAAAGAAGCTTTAGAGAAAGAGCTCCAGGAAGCTAAAGAGAAGTTAGAAGAAAAGGAGACCGAGCTGAAGGCCTTTGTCACTGTGGACGATGAGAAGATTCAAGTTGCATATTACCAAGACCAGACTGATTACATTATCTTGGTGAAGCCTGAAGTGCAGTGGAATCTTCAAGTTTACTTCACCAAGGGGTGGACCAAGGCCTTAGACAAGATGCAGGTATAGGCTTCCTCTACTCTGAGGCAAGATGATAGCATCCTTATCTCGGTTGACTTGATAATAGTCCCAAACCTCGAGATCCAGGCTATTATCAATAATGAGTCCCCGATGAGGGAGGCCAGGGGTCCACCTGCAGTTAACCTAATGGCAGGTGATTTGGCAAGTTCTGAAGAGGAGCCGTTTTGTGGAGGGGTGGCTTAAAGCTTCTTAGATCCTAgctttactttctttttatttctagTTTTTATATGCCTTGTCTAGAGGGTTAATTTTGTAATTCAGACTATcattcttctatatatatatatatatatatattgcattcCCATATTTCTTGagcatttattttcattctttattgttttttaatccTCTTTCCTCCTTTAGTTCTAGAATTTCACTAAGGTAGGAAGTTTGTTTTAAtgaaagtagagaaaaaaagtTCAGCTTTGTGGGATTGGttaacaccatttttttttaagtctcaattttcttttctcttagtGACCCTAGAGTCAGGCTAAGGCAGAAAATTCAACTTAAGACCTATCTGAGACAAAGATAGGGTCTAGTACCATGGGGTTTGcatcctttttgtttttttgttttgttttttgtttttgtttttttgtttttttttttgtttttttaagtcTTAATTTCCTTTTCTATTAGTGAACCTAGAGTTAAGCTAAGGCTGAAAATTTAACTTAAGACCTAATTGAGGCAAAAACAAGGTCTAGTAccaccggggggggggggggttaagtCTCAATTTCCTTTTCTGTTAGTAACCCTAGAGTCAGGCTAAGACAGAAAATTCAACTTAAGACCTACTCGAGGCAAAGACAGGGTCTAGTACCACAGAGTTTGTTTTTTTGCACCATAATCTCAACGTCGTGGCTTGGGCCTTCTTAATGTCCTTTGCTATTTTCTAGACTTAATAGTAGTAAACATGGATAATGTACAGACTTCTATATATCGATCAAAAGTAATAAGTAATACTTTTTAAAGTTAAATACATTCCATGGCCTAGCTACAGGTCTTTCATCTAAGTCCTTTAGTCGATATGCCCTTGTCCTCGAGATTAATGTAACTCGATATGGCCCCTCCCAATTAGATCCTAGTTTTCCCATGGTAGGATCTTTGGTATTCCCCAAGACTTTCCTTAGTACTAAATCTCCCGATACAAACAACCTGCACTTGATGCTTTGTATCTACGGGTGAtccttttgatttttgtaactTTTAGAGTTCTTTAATCCACATTTGGATGAATTGGTAGTAGCTAGGTACAAAATCTTAGGCGCATAGACGTCACAACAACTCTTGTTATGCATGTATGTCTCTGTCTCAATGATGATAAACAtaaattatgtttaaaaaaaaaaatgttttggaacCCTAGTGCACAAATTCCAAGAAGGTCAAGTCATCAtgggctaaaaataaaatttaatgtttaGTTTTCGCaaagctcgatagatcaagAGATATCAAGATTCATTTATTCTCGATATATCAATGGGTATTGAGACCAGCAATTCAGCTTTTTttgagcaattttttttaattgtcttgTGTTTTcaataataccacttgttgATGAACAATATGTTATTCAAGTACACTAGAAACTAAGACTCAATTGCATATAAAGTGCGTTTTGATCTTGGATATGCCAATACATAAAATTATGACTCTTACAATcatcattgaaaaaaataacactTTATATTTCATTGGACTTCTTCCTGCAGAATTCTTTGATGCAGTTCTCTCAGGCTTTTTATTAACTTCAATTACAGAAATGATTGATGCttcaaacacaatttttatttcataataatataatatatgatatgatacAAGCATGCAATTGAGATTCATGAGTTGGCAAAACAAAGGCTAGTTGCTATTAATGATTCCATTTTtgcaactttatttttttagcaagCTTGAATGAAATTGCATACTTCAATAGACATAGAAACAATAAAACAGAAACACTCTAAAAACATCTTAATGCTTTATTTGTTCAATAAAGCTTTCAAAGTTCTTAAAAGAAGATCCACCTTCAGTAACACTCTTTTTAGCCATTTCCTTCAGCTTCAATGCATTTGTTTTTATACCATCATCAATGATCAAAGTTTTTATCTTTGTGTTGATTTCTCGCCTTGTGATAATCCCATTTTCGTCTGGGTTCAACCCTAAACCAACCTtccaaaaatcacatatgtaACTTTTATTTTGGAATTGATCTGCAAAGTAAGGCCAACATAGAAATGGGACTCCCATGTTTATACCCTCCAAGGTTGAATTCCATCCACAGTGACTTATAAAACATGCAGTAGAAGGGTGAGCTAGCACCTACTCTTGAGGTGCCCAACCAACAATCTTTCCACTATCAGCTATTCTCGATCTAATCCCATCCAAGAATTCAGAAAGTGCTTCATTGGCGATATCTGACCGAATAACCGACAAGAATGGTAGGCCTgtgagttcaagtccaagtgctAGTTCATCAAATTGTTGTTGGTTGAAGGTTGAGGTGCTGCCAAAGGAAGCATAAATAACTGAACCCACAGGTTGTTTATCAAGCCAACTTAGGCAAGTTGAATCCTCCGGCCAAAAGCTTCCAATATGATTTTCCAATTGATTGCCCGAAAGTAATGGACCAACAGGTATGATCCCAGGAATTAAATTTAAGGCCAACAAGTCAAGTTCATAGAATGAGTTGCAGAGAAGCCATTTGCATAGTTTGACACAATGGTTCATCTTGAAaacatattgaaaaaaaatgttttgcatCCATGATTCTCCTGGGAAGCTCCATGGAAACTCTGAGCTTTTCCATGCAGGGATTTCCTTTGACAGCCAAATCAAGTCATTTTTTATTAGAGTTCCTACAGGGTcatcatattatttttatcaaaaccaaacaaagtACCATATCATGTatcaattgtttaatttaaaaataacctTCATGTGAACCTtaacttctttttcatttttc
The Quercus lobata isolate SW786 chromosome 10, ValleyOak3.0 Primary Assembly, whole genome shotgun sequence DNA segment above includes these coding regions:
- the LOC115964463 gene encoding UDP-glycosyltransferase 83A1-like is translated as MGSQPHVLVIPFPAQGHVAPLMKLSHQIVDHGIKVTFVTTEFINARLTTKMPANSPIRLVSLPDGLEPEDDQIDTLKLINSFQETKPDHFKDLIEKINESTDDRIICVIADVTVAWAFDVAEKMGIQSVAFWPAGPANLALIFHIPKLIEDGIIDTQGTLIKNDLIWLSKEIPAWKSSEFPWSFPGESWMQNIFFQYVFKMNHCVKLCKWLLCNSFYELDLLALNLIPGIIPVGPLLSGNQLENHIGSFWPEDSTCLSWLDKQPVGSVIYASFGSTSTFNQQQFDELALGLELTGLPFLSVIRSDIANEALSEFLDGIRSRIADSGKIVGWAPQE